A genome region from Piliocolobus tephrosceles isolate RC106 chromosome 8, ASM277652v3, whole genome shotgun sequence includes the following:
- the PDIA4 gene encoding protein disulfide-isomerase A4 isoform X2 — MRPRKAYLFLLLLGLAQLLAVAGAEGPDEDSSNRENAIEDEEEEEEEEDDEEEDDLEVKEENGVLVLNDANFDNFVADKDTVLLEFYAPWCGHCKQFAPEYEKIANVLKDNDPPIPVAKIDATSASMLASRFDVSGYPTIKILKKGQAVDYEGSRTQEEIVAKVREVSQPDWTPPPEVTLVLTKENFDEVVNDADIILVEFYAPCFLLAGVDTARNLPLSMRRPPRSSTSVLLQFRWQRSMPLLKQTWPRGIVDYMIEQSGPPSKEILTLKQVQEFLKDGDDVIIIGVFKGESDPAYQQYQDAANNLREDYKFHHAFSTEIAKFLKVSQGQLVVMQPEKFQSKYEPRSHVMDVQGSTQDSAIKDFVLKYALPLVGHRKASNEAKRYTRRPLVVVYYSVDFSFDYRAATQFWRSKVLEVAKDFPEYTFAIADEEDYAGEVKDLGLSESGEDVNAAILDESGKKFAMEPEEFDSDTLREFVTAFKKGKLKPVIKSQPVPKNNKGPVKVVVGKTFDSIVMDPKKDVLIEFYAPWCGHCKQLEPVYSSLAKKYKGQKGLVIAKMDATANDVPSDRYKVEGFPTIYFAPSGDKKNPVKFEGGDRDLEHLSKFIEEHATKLSRTKEEL, encoded by the exons ATTCTTCTAACCGAGAAAATGCCATTGAggatgaagaagaggaggaggaggaggaagatgatgaggaagaagatgACTTGGAAGTTAAGGAAGAAAACGGTGTCTTGGTCCTAAATGATGCAAACTTTGATAATTTTGTGGCTGACAAAGACACAGTGCTGCTGGAGTTTTATGCTCCATG GTGTGGACATTGCAAGCAGTTTGCTCCAGAATATGAAAAAATTGCCAACGTATTAAAGGATAATGATCCTCCCATTCCTGTGGCCAAGATCGATGCAACCTCAGCGTCTATGCTGGCCAGCAGGTTTGATGTGAGTGGCTACCCCACCATCAAGATCCTTAAGAAGGGGCAGGCTGTAGACTACGAGGGCTCCAGAACCCAAGAAG AAATTGTTGCCAAGGTCAGAGAAGTCTCCCAGCCCGACTGGACGCCTCCACCAGAAGTCACGCTTGTGTTGACCAAAGAGAACTTTGATGAAGTTGTGAATGATGCAGATATCATTCTGGTGGAGTTCTATGCCCCATG TTTCCTCTTGGCAGGTGTGGACACTGCAAGAAACTTGCCCCTGAGTATGAGAAGGCCGCCAAGGAGCTCAACAAGCGTTCTCCTCCAATTCCGCTGGCAAAGGTCGATGCCACTGCTGAAACAGACCTGGCCAAGAG GAATCGTTGACTACATGATCGAGCAGTCCGGGCCTCCCTCCAAGGAGATTCTGACCCTGAAGCAAGTCCAGGAGTTCCTGAAGGATGGAGACGATGTCATCATCATCGGGGTCTTTAAGGGAGAGAGTGACCCAGCCTACCAGCAGTACCAGGATGCTG CTAACAACCTGAGAGAAGATTACAAATTTCACCATGCTTTCAGCACAGAAATTGCAAAGTTCTTGAAAGTCTCCCAGGGGCAGTTGGTTGTAATGCAGCCTGAGAAATTCCAGTCCAAGTATGAGCCCCGGAGCCACGTGATGGACGTCCAG GGCTCCACCCAGGACTCGGCCATCAAGGACTTCGTGCTGAAGTACGCCCTGCCCCTGGTTGGCCACCGCAAGGCATCAAACGAGGCTAAGCGCTATACCAGGCGCCCCCTGGTGGTTGTCTACTACAGTGTGGACTTCAGCTTTGATTACAGAGCTG CAACTCAGTTTTGGCGGAGCAAAGTCCTAGAGGTGGCCAAGGACTTCCCTGAGTACACCTTTGCCATTGCGGACGAGGAGGACTATGCTGGGGAGGTGAAGGACCTGGGGCTCAGCGAGAGCGGGGAGGATGTCAACGCCGCCATCCTGGACGAGAGCGGGAAGAAGTTCGCCATGGAGCCGGAGGAGTTTGACTCCGACACCCTCCGCGAGTTTGTCACTGCTTTCAAAAAAG GAAAACTGAAGCCAGTCATCAAATCCCAGCCAGTGCCCAAGAACAACAAGGGACCCGTCAAGGTTGTTGTGGGAAAGACTTTCGACTCTATTGTGATGGACCCCAAGAAGGACGTCCTCATCGAGTTCTACGCGCCATGGTGCGGGCATTGCAAGCAGCTGGAGCCCGTgtacagcagcctggccaagaagtACAAGGGCCAGAAGGGCCTGGTCATTGCCAAGATGGATGCCACTGCCAACGACGTCCCCAGCGACCGCTATAAGGTGGAGGGCTTCCCCACCATCTACTTTGCCCCCAGTGGGGACAAAAAGAACCCAGTGAAATTTGAGGGTGGAGACAGAGATCTGGAGCATTTGAGCAAGTTTATAGAAGAACATGCCACAAAACTGAGCAGGACCAAGGAAGAGCTTTGA
- the PDIA4 gene encoding protein disulfide-isomerase A4 isoform X1 has protein sequence MRPRKAYLFLLLLGLAQLLAVAGAEGPDEDSSNRENAIEDEEEEEEEEDDEEEDDLEVKEENGVLVLNDANFDNFVADKDTVLLEFYAPWCGHCKQFAPEYEKIANVLKDNDPPIPVAKIDATSASMLASRFDVSGYPTIKILKKGQAVDYEGSRTQEEIVAKVREVSQPDWTPPPEVTLVLTKENFDEVVNDADIILVEFYAPWCGHCKKLAPEYEKAAKELNKRSPPIPLAKVDATAETDLAKRFDVSGYPTLKIFRKGRPFDYNGPREKYGIVDYMIEQSGPPSKEILTLKQVQEFLKDGDDVIIIGVFKGESDPAYQQYQDAANNLREDYKFHHAFSTEIAKFLKVSQGQLVVMQPEKFQSKYEPRSHVMDVQGSTQDSAIKDFVLKYALPLVGHRKASNEAKRYTRRPLVVVYYSVDFSFDYRAATQFWRSKVLEVAKDFPEYTFAIADEEDYAGEVKDLGLSESGEDVNAAILDESGKKFAMEPEEFDSDTLREFVTAFKKGKLKPVIKSQPVPKNNKGPVKVVVGKTFDSIVMDPKKDVLIEFYAPWCGHCKQLEPVYSSLAKKYKGQKGLVIAKMDATANDVPSDRYKVEGFPTIYFAPSGDKKNPVKFEGGDRDLEHLSKFIEEHATKLSRTKEEL, from the exons ATTCTTCTAACCGAGAAAATGCCATTGAggatgaagaagaggaggaggaggaggaagatgatgaggaagaagatgACTTGGAAGTTAAGGAAGAAAACGGTGTCTTGGTCCTAAATGATGCAAACTTTGATAATTTTGTGGCTGACAAAGACACAGTGCTGCTGGAGTTTTATGCTCCATG GTGTGGACATTGCAAGCAGTTTGCTCCAGAATATGAAAAAATTGCCAACGTATTAAAGGATAATGATCCTCCCATTCCTGTGGCCAAGATCGATGCAACCTCAGCGTCTATGCTGGCCAGCAGGTTTGATGTGAGTGGCTACCCCACCATCAAGATCCTTAAGAAGGGGCAGGCTGTAGACTACGAGGGCTCCAGAACCCAAGAAG AAATTGTTGCCAAGGTCAGAGAAGTCTCCCAGCCCGACTGGACGCCTCCACCAGAAGTCACGCTTGTGTTGACCAAAGAGAACTTTGATGAAGTTGTGAATGATGCAGATATCATTCTGGTGGAGTTCTATGCCCCATG GTGTGGACACTGCAAGAAACTTGCCCCTGAGTATGAGAAGGCCGCCAAGGAGCTCAACAAGCGTTCTCCTCCAATTCCGCTGGCAAAGGTCGATGCCACTGCTGAAACAGACCTGGCCAAGAGGTTTGATGTCTCTGGCTATCCCACTCTGAAAATTTTCCGCAAAGGAAGGCCTTTTGACTACAACGGCCCACGAGAAAAATACG GAATCGTTGACTACATGATCGAGCAGTCCGGGCCTCCCTCCAAGGAGATTCTGACCCTGAAGCAAGTCCAGGAGTTCCTGAAGGATGGAGACGATGTCATCATCATCGGGGTCTTTAAGGGAGAGAGTGACCCAGCCTACCAGCAGTACCAGGATGCTG CTAACAACCTGAGAGAAGATTACAAATTTCACCATGCTTTCAGCACAGAAATTGCAAAGTTCTTGAAAGTCTCCCAGGGGCAGTTGGTTGTAATGCAGCCTGAGAAATTCCAGTCCAAGTATGAGCCCCGGAGCCACGTGATGGACGTCCAG GGCTCCACCCAGGACTCGGCCATCAAGGACTTCGTGCTGAAGTACGCCCTGCCCCTGGTTGGCCACCGCAAGGCATCAAACGAGGCTAAGCGCTATACCAGGCGCCCCCTGGTGGTTGTCTACTACAGTGTGGACTTCAGCTTTGATTACAGAGCTG CAACTCAGTTTTGGCGGAGCAAAGTCCTAGAGGTGGCCAAGGACTTCCCTGAGTACACCTTTGCCATTGCGGACGAGGAGGACTATGCTGGGGAGGTGAAGGACCTGGGGCTCAGCGAGAGCGGGGAGGATGTCAACGCCGCCATCCTGGACGAGAGCGGGAAGAAGTTCGCCATGGAGCCGGAGGAGTTTGACTCCGACACCCTCCGCGAGTTTGTCACTGCTTTCAAAAAAG GAAAACTGAAGCCAGTCATCAAATCCCAGCCAGTGCCCAAGAACAACAAGGGACCCGTCAAGGTTGTTGTGGGAAAGACTTTCGACTCTATTGTGATGGACCCCAAGAAGGACGTCCTCATCGAGTTCTACGCGCCATGGTGCGGGCATTGCAAGCAGCTGGAGCCCGTgtacagcagcctggccaagaagtACAAGGGCCAGAAGGGCCTGGTCATTGCCAAGATGGATGCCACTGCCAACGACGTCCCCAGCGACCGCTATAAGGTGGAGGGCTTCCCCACCATCTACTTTGCCCCCAGTGGGGACAAAAAGAACCCAGTGAAATTTGAGGGTGGAGACAGAGATCTGGAGCATTTGAGCAAGTTTATAGAAGAACATGCCACAAAACTGAGCAGGACCAAGGAAGAGCTTTGA